The following are from one region of the Muntiacus reevesi chromosome 3, mMunRee1.1, whole genome shotgun sequence genome:
- the PRRC2B gene encoding protein PRRC2B isoform X2: MSDRLGQITKGKDGKSKYSTLSLFDKYKGKSVDSIRSSVIPRHGLQSLGKVATARRMPPPANLPSLKSENKGNDPNIVIVPKDGTGWANKQDQQDPKSSSATASQPPESLPQPGLQKSVSNLQKPTQSISQENTNSAPGGPKSWAQLNGKPAGHEGGLRASSRLLSFSPEEFPTLKAAGGQDKAGKEKGVLDLSYGPGPSLRPQNVTSWREGGGRNIISATSLSASPTELGSRNSSAGDGAPSSACTSDSKDPSLRPAQPVRKGASQFLGNVYHPPTYHDMLPAFMCSPQSSENQGTVERGSFPFPQLRLEPRVPFRQFQTNDQDGKENRLGVSRPTRPLRPLVERAPRPTIVNAENLKGLDDLDTDADDGWAGLHEEVDYSEKLKFSDDEEEEEVVKDGRPKWNSWDPRRQRQLSLSSADSADAKRTQEEGKDWSETGGVTRVVRKAPEPQPPSRKPHSWASGPDYQQKSSMGTVFRQQSAEDKEDKPPPRQKFVQSEMSEAVERARKRREEEERRAREERLAACAAKLKQLDQKCKQAQRANEAQKQAEKEAPRSPGAEKVAPQENGPAVHKGSPEFSAQETASTFSEEVPTVPPAVTQSGGSEEGPRETGSPAQEFNKYQKSLPPRFQRQQQQQQQEQLYKMQHWQPVYPPPSHPQRTFYPHHPQMLGFDPRWMMMPSYMDPRIPPARTPVDFYPSALHPSGLMKPIMPPDSLSGTGCRSEDQSCVPPLPERKVTTIDPAPVWSPEGYMALQSKGYSLPHPKSSDSLAMDVHVRSESSYSASPGRSGGMSAQRELLEERGQEYLSASDKKAPADCDSRVSSQRVGQELLFPPQENGQEAGTPVSHTPNLRCSPLEPDFAPTEKKPEYGDWDVNHQSKVTDPDAAVEKEVPREEPPFSVSSWEKEGSPSKPPALEPEWTPEARGTSSQHPEQTGRTRRSGPIKKPVLKALKVEDKEKELEKVKPELAEGSTRLARGTGPVHEAAEGEDQENDPALANAAPATSEEQGSARASLGRETSRPEEDNKPDGAPEARPSREASHTPPTKRNNWIFIDEEQAFGSRGPARGRGRGFREFTFRGRPTGSGLCGGGVLGARGLYSGSQRSGRGRGPREFGPPDDFPRAKPRRRIASETHSEGSEYEELPKRRRQRGAEPGDEGALPEREETTGRKGDFRESWRSGRMHPEDHGGPEAKNRGPRAFGRALPPRLSNCAYGRRTFAAKEVAPWPSRGSGASWQEPGPPDACGARRPLDRDYIPDTYRRPDTLGSRGFEDGRVEDKRAFFQDDHAADSENAENRPFRRRRPPRQDKPPRFRRLRQEREALGLWGPEDEPPLAAGQWPGRPRPCPGDRSSATGRRSPELAYQNSSDHANEEWETASESSDFSERRERRAGPELDPQADGGPPGVSAGEKKELAKRSFSGQRPLVDRQSRKLEPGGFGEKSVRPGGGDTSPRYESHQNGTPLKAKRSPDEALPGGLGCGNGTGHYTLERAAHAASDVTEASCEKAEEAKLAAQRSGEHGETMKPFDLNYGHAVIENCGPSPGEESAVGALVGEGFIEVLTKKQRRLLEEERRKKEQAVQVPVKGRSLSSRIPPRFAKKQNSLCLEQGDGPVSGSSLGTEIWESSSQALPLQASTSDSWTKAATAFTSTEPGSAEQGFKSSQGDSGVDLSAESRESSATSSQRSSPYGTLKPEEASGPGLEPKADGHKEQTQKQSEPKDSEQGSGQSKEHRPGPIGNERSLKNRKGSEGAERLQGAVVPPVNGVEIHVDSVLPVPPIEFGVSPKDSDFSLQPGSASGPVGNPVVKLQDALASNAGLAPSIPILRRDHHIQRAIGLSHMSFPTADLTLKMESARKAWENSPSLPEQSSPGGAGSGLQPPSSGGASSGVSYSSFGGVSMPPVPVASVAPSASLPGSHLPPLYLDGHVFASQPRLVPQTIPQQQSYQQAAAAQQIPISLHTSLQAQAQLGLRGGLPVSQSQEIFSSLQPFRSQVYMHPSLSPPSTMILSGGTALKAPYSAFPGMQPLEMVKPQSGSPYQPMSGSQTLVYEGPLSQAAGLGASQMLDSQLPQLTMPLPGSQLPLPRYGSGQQPLLLPQSIQLPQAQSLSVGAPRRILAPGSQPSVLNTSRESSQMEMKGFHFADSKQNVPSGGSVPSPQTYRPSSASPSGKPSGSAVNMGSVQGHYVQQAKQRVDEKPGLGAVKLQEPPSAASPLKRTGAIKPRAVKVEESKA, from the exons GTGGACCAAAGTCATGGGCACAGCTGAATGGAAAGCCAGCAGGACACGAAGGTG GTTTAAGGGCCTCAAGCCGACTGTTATCCTTCTCTCCCGAGGAATTTCCGACGCTGAAAGCAGCTGGAGGGCAGGACAAGGCTGGCAAAGAAAAGGGCGTCTTAGATCTGTCGTATGGGCCAGGACCAAGCCTCCGCCCTCAGA ATGTGACAAGCTGGAGGGAGGGCGGTGGGCGAAACATAATTTCTGCCACGTCTCTGAGCGCCTCCCCAACTGAGCTGGGCAGCAGGAACTCGAGTGCGGGAGACGGAGCCCCCTCCTCGGCATGTACCAGCGATTCTAAGGACCCCTCTCTCCGCCCGGCTCAGCCTGTCCGAAAAGGGGCTTCACAGTTCTTGGGGAATGTATACCACCCACCTACATACCATGACATGCTTCCTGCTTTT ATGTGTTCACCACAGTCATCAGAGAACCAGGGTACAGTGGAACGAGGATCTTTTCCCTTTCCTCAGCTCCGTCTTGAGCCCCGTGTCCCTTTTAGACAGTTCCAGACGAATGACCAAGACGG aaaagaaaacagactggGAGTGAGCCGCCCAACCCGTCCCCTGAGGCCACTGGTGGAGCGGGCGCCACGACCCACCATCGTCAACGCAGAAAACCTGAAGGGCCTCGACGACCTGGACACCGACGCCGATGATGGCTGGGCAG GCCTCCATGAAGAAGTGGACTACTCCGAGAAGCTGAAGTTCAGtgatgatgaggaggaggaggaagtggtgaAGGACGGCAGGCCAAAGTG GAACAGTTGGGACCCCAGGAGGCAGCGGCAGTTGTCCTTGAGCTCTGCAGACAGTGCTGATGCCAAGCGCAcccaagaggaaggaaaagactgGAGTGAAACAGGAGGCGTGACCCGTGTCGTCCGGAAGGCGCCGGAACCTCAGCCGCCTTCCAGGAAGCCGCACAGCTGGGCGTCGGGCCCTGATTACCAG CAGAAGTCCTCAATGGGCACCGTATTTCGGCAGCAGTCTGCCGAGGACAAAGAGGACAAGCCCCCCCCGCGGCAGAAGTTCGTCCAGTCGGAGATGTCCGAGGCTGTGGAGCGAGCCCGGAAGCGCCGGGAGGAAGAGGAGCGCCGGGCGCGTGAGGAGAGGCTGGCAGCCTGTGCCGCCAAACTCAAGCAGCTTGACCAGAAGTGCAAGCAGGCTCAGCGTGCGAATGAGGCCCAGaagcaggcagagaaggaagCTCCCCGCTCTCCGGGGGCTGAGAAGGTGGCTCCCCAGGAGAACGGCCCTGCCGTCCACAAAG GCTCCCCTGAGTTCTCTGCCCAGGAGACCGCCAGCACGTTTTCAGAAGAAGTCCCCACAGTTCCTCCAGCAGTGACTCAGAGTGGCGGCAGTGAGGAGGGGCCCAGGGAGACTGGGTCCCCTGCGCAGGAATTCAACAAGTACCAAAAGTCACTCCCTCCCAGGTTCCagcgccagcagcagcagcagcagcag GAGCAGCTGTACAAGATGCAGCACTGGCAGCCGGTGTACCCTCCGCCGTCCCACCCGCAGCGCACCTTCTACCCGCACCACCCCCAGATGCTGGGCTTCGACCCCAGGTGGATGATGATGCCCTCTTACATGGACCCACGGATCCCACCCGCTCGGACGCCAGTGGATTTCTATCCCTCGGCCCTGCATCCCTCGG GATTGATGAAACCCATAATGCCCCCGGATTCCCTCAGTGGGACCGGCTGTCGCTCTGAGGACCAGAGCTGTGTGCCCCCGCTGCCAGAAAGGAAGGTGACCACCATTGACCCCGCCCCTGTGTGGAGCCCTGAGGGTTACATGGCATTGCAGAGCAAGGGCTACTCACTGCCCCACCCGAAATCCAGCGACAGTTTGGCCATGGACGTGCATGTCAG GAGTGAAAGCTCTTACTCTGCCTCCCCCGGAAGGTCAGGGGGCATGAGTGCCCAGCGCGAGCTCCTTGAGGAGAGAGGGCAGGAGTACTTGAGCGCTTCTGACAAGAAGGCCCCAGCAGACTGTGACTCCCGTGTCTCCTCTCAGAGAGTAGGCCAGGAGCTTTTGTTTCCACCCCAAGAAAATGGTCAGGAAGCAGGCACTCCTGTGAGTCACACCCCAAACCTCAGGTGCTCCCCACTGGAGCCTGACTTTGCCCCCACAGAGAAAAAGCCCGAGTATGGTGACTGGGACGTGAACCACCAGTCAAAGGTCACCGACCCAGACGCTGCGGTTGAGAAGGAGGTACCGCGGGAGGAGCCACCCTTCAGTGTCTCCTcctgggagaaggaagggagcCCGAGTAAGCCGCCAGCTCTGGAGCCTGAGTGGACGCCAGAAGCCCGGGGCACCAGCAGCCAGCACCCAGAGCAGACTGGCAGGACCCGTAGGTCCGGCCCCATCAAGAAACCTGTCCTGAAGGCCCTCAAGGTGGAGGACAAGGAGAAGGAGCTCGAGAAGGTAAAGCCGGAGCTGGCAGAGGggagcacccgcctggcccggggGACGGGGCCTGTCCACGAGGCAGCTGAGGGCGAGGACCAAGAGAATGACCCTGCGCTGGCCAATGCGGCTCCGGCCACTTCGGAGGAGCAGGGCTCAGCCCGTGCCAGCTTGGGCCGTGAGACCAGCCGTCCCGAGGAGGACAACAAGCCTGATGGGGCCCCGGAGGCCAGACCCTCCAGGGAGGCCAGCCACACACCCCCAACCAAGAGGAATAACTGGATCTTTATTGATGAGGAGCAAGCCTTTGGGAGCCGAGGGCCAGCCCGGGGCCGAGGCCGCGGGTTCCGAGAGTTCACCTTTCGTGGGCGACCCACTGGTAGCGGCCTGTGTGGCGGGGGTGTCCTTGGGGCACGGGGCCTCTACAGCGGCAGCCAGAGGAGTGGCCGGGGCCGGGGGCCACGGGAGTTTGGGCCGCCAGATGACTTCCCTCGGGCCAAGCCCCGGCGGAGGATTGCCAGTGAGACCCACAGCGAGGGCTCTGAGTATGAGGAGCTTCCCAAGCGGCGGCGGCAGCGAGGTGCTGAGCCCGGGGATGAGGGTGCACTCCCGGAGCGGGAGGAGACCACGGGAAGGAAGGGCGACTTCAGGGAGTCCTGGCGGTCTGGTAGGATGCACCCCGAGGACCACGGTGGGCCTGAGGCCAAGAATCGAGGCCCCCGGGCCTTTGGGCGTGCCCTCCCCCCGCGTCTGAGCAACTGTGCGTACGGCCGGAGAACCTTCGCGGCCAAGGAGGTGGCCCCTTGGCCCAGCCGGGGTTCTGGTGCCTCCTGGCAGGAGCCTGGCCCCCCTGATGCATGTGGGGCCCGGCGGCCCTTAGACAGAGACTACATCCCAGACACCTACAGACGCCCCGACACCTTGGGCTCCCGGGGCTTCGAGGATGGCCGCGTGGAGGACAAGAGGGCCTTCTTCCAAGATGACCACGCAGCAGATTCCGAAAATGCAGAGAACCGGCCCTTCAGGCGAAGGCGGCCTCCGCGCCAGGACAAGCCCCCCCGCTTCCGGCGACTCCGACAGGAAAGGGAGGCCCTGGGCCTGTGGGGGCCGGAGGACGAGCCACCCCTGGCAGCCGGCCAGTGGCCGGGCCGTCCCAGACCCTGCCCTGGGGACAGGAGCAGCGCCACAGGCCGCAGGTCCCCAGAGCTCGCCTATCAGAACTCCTCCGACCACGCCAATGAGGAGTGGGAGACTGCGTCCGAGAGCAGTGACTTCAGCGAGAGGCGGGAGCGACGGGCCGGCCCCGAGCTGGACCCCCAGGCCGATGGCGGCCCCCCCGGGGTGAGCGCAGGCGAGAAGAAGGAGCTGGCCAAGCGGAGCTTCTCGGGCCAGAGACCCCTGGTGGACAGGCAGAGCCGGAAGCTGGAGCCGGGAGGGTTTGGGGAGAAGTCTGTTAGGCCAGGTGGCGGTGACACTTCTCCCCGCTATGAGAGTCATCAGAACGGGACGCCTCTGAAAGCCAAAAG GTCCCCAGACGAGGCCTTGCCTGGAGGTCTTGGCTGTGGCAATGGGACTGGCCACTACACGCTGGAGCGGGCAGCCCATGCTGCCTCTGATGTCACCGAAGCCTCCTGTGAGAAGGCAGAGGAGGCCAAGTTGGCCGCCCAGAGGTCAGGCGAGCATGGAGAGACCATGAAACCATTTGATCTGAACTACGGAC ACGCCGTCATTGAAAATTGCGGACCCAGCCCTGGGGAGGAGAGTGCGGTGGGCGCTCTGGTGGGCGAAGGCTTCATTGAGGTCCTGACCAAGAAGCAGCGTCGCCtgctggaggaggagaggagaaagaaggagcAAGCTGTGCAG GTTCCTGTCAAAGGCCGAAGTCTGTCCTCTCGAATTCCTCCTCGGTTTGCGAAGAAGCAGAACAGCCTGTGCCTGGAGCAGGGCGACGGGCCGGTGTCCGGTAGCAGCCTGGGCACCGAGATCTGGGAGAGCAGCAGCCAGG CCCTCCCCCTTCAGGCCTCAACCAGTGACTCCTGGACCAAAGCTGCCACTGCCTTCACCAGCACCGAGCCTGGCTCTGCTGAG CAGGGCTTTAAGAGCAGCCAGGGAGACAGCGGTGTTGACCTGAGCGCCGAGTCCCGAGAGTCCTCAGCGACCTCCTCGCAGCGCAGCTCCCCATATGGCACCCTGAAGCCCGAAGAGGCAAGCGGGCCTGGCCTGGAGCCCAAGGCCGACGGCCACAAGGAGCAGACTCAAAAGCAGTCAGAGCCAAAG GATTCAGAACAAGGCTCAGGACAGAGCAAGGAGCACAGACCAGGACCCATCGGCAATGAGCGctctctgaaaaacagaaagggCTCCGAGGGGGCCGAACGGCTGCAGGGGGCTGTGGTTCCCCCTGTTAATGGGGTGGAGATTCACGTCGACTCTGTGCTGCCGGTGCCACCCATTGAATTTGGAGTCAGTCCGAAG GACTCTGATTTCAGCTTGCAGCCCGGCTCTGCCTCTGGCCCCGTGGGGAACCCAGTTGTCAAACTTCAGGACGCGTTGGCCAGTAAC GCCGGGCTGGCCCCCAGCATCCCCATCCTACGGCGGGACCACCACATCCAGAGGGCCATCGGTCTCTCCCACATGTCCTTCCCCACCGCCGACCTCACTCTGAAG ATGGAGTCTGCACGCAAGGCTTGGGAAAACTCACCCAGCTTGCCAGAGCAGAGCTCGCCAGGAGGCGCCGGCTCAGGCCTGCAGCCCCCATCCTCCGGGGGGGCCTCCAGCGGGGTCAGCTATAGCTCCTTTGGCGGCGTCTCCATGCCCCCCGTGCCCGTGGCCTCAGTCGCACCTTCTGCATCCCTTCCAG GCAGTCACCTGCCACCTCTCTACCTGGATGGCCATGTGTTTGCAAGTCAGCCCCGGCTGGTTCCTCAGACCATACCTCAGCAGCAGAGTTACCAACAG GCTGCCGCTGCCCAGCAGATCCCAATTTCCCTTCACACATCTCTGCAAGCTCAAGCCCAGCTGGGACTGCGGGGCGGGCTGCCCGTCTCCCAGTCTCAGGAGATCTTCAGCTCCTTACAACCCTTCAG GTCTCAGGTGTACATGCACCCCAGCCTGTCACCGCCCAGCACCATGATCCTCTCCGGAGGCACAGCCTTGAAGGCCCCCTACTCGGCGTTCCCAGGCATGCAGcccctggagatggtgaagccCCAGTCCGGCTCGCCCTACCAGCCCATGAGTGGAAGCCAGACCCTGGTCTATGAGGGCCCGCTCAGCCAGGCGGCCGGGCTCGGCGCCTCCCAGATGTTGGACTCCCAGCTCCCGCAG CTGACGATGCCCCTGCCTGGCTCCCAGCTGCCTCTGCCCCGGTACGGCTCCGGgcagcagccgctgctcctgCCACAGTCCATCCAGCTGCCCCAGGCGCAGAGCCTCTCGGTCGGGGCCCCCCGCAGGATCCTCGCCCCTGGGTCCCAGCCTTCGGTCCTCAACACCAGCAGAGAG TCCTCTCAGATGGAGATGAAGGGCTTCCACTTTGCCGACAGTAAACAGAATGTTCCTTCAGGAGGCTCTGTGCCGTCGCCGCAGACCTACAG GCCTAGCTCTGCTAGCCCCAGTGGGAAGCCCTCTGGATCAGCAGTTAACATGGGCTCTGTGCAGGGACACTACGTTCAACAG GCAAAGCAGCGAGTGGATGAAAAGCCCGGCCTGGGAGCCGTGAAGCTGCAGGAGCCGCCTTCAGCTGCTTCCCCGCTGAAGCGAACGGGAGCGATCAAGCCCCGGGCGGTCAAGGTGGAGGAGAGCAAGGCCTGA